The following proteins come from a genomic window of Candidatus Eisenbacteria bacterium:
- a CDS encoding chemotaxis protein CheA — protein sequence MDESIVNEFIVESHESLNQIEGDLVALERDPSDRKKVAGVFRAVHTIKGTCGFFGFTKLESVAHAGEDLLSQLRSGDIAVDAEIAGVLLTLVDALREILTCIERTRNEGKRDYSALIAHLRRLQRAEKAPETPAAAPDGPNRAQPAGPAPPPGTIGGGLLDSFVESGRLDADAVMLAAQQQRLGDPRRIGEILVDHGALKPQDILEALIARGETPSTIRDGNIRVDVHVLDLLMNLVGELVLARNQMVQYVASKDYGTLPATTQRLNVITTELQEGIMRTRMQPIANLCNKLPRLVRDLAAACGREVRLEMDGIDTELDRTVIEAIRDPLTHLVRNAIDHGIEAPEERAARGKPVEGILAVRAFHEGGKVILEVSDDGGGLDVERIRERALHAGLVPPDRVPSMTDRDWVNVIFTPGFSTADRVTSVSGRGVGMDVVRTNVERIGGTIDVESTPGAGTTMKICIPLTLAIIPALLVSAGGERYAIPQVNLLEVVRAHIEDIASVYDAQVYRYREILLPLVFLRDTLEIGGSIDDEDTKSALHIAILSAEGVTFGLVVDEILSSQEIVVKPLADSLKQAAAFSGATILGDGRVALILDVPGLARHSGVAASTIGSHTPATRAPIEPLRDPAQTLVLFRIRDNWRVAIPLSGVARLEELAPSSIERVGAQGVVQYRGGLMPLLPLLGLLEPGAPDPARAETPLQVVVHESGNARVGLVVDEILELVEDEVAVNEVRGRPGVIGSSVIRGRATDLLDVRALLAHAGVPGFAAAAPEGGARP from the coding sequence ATGGACGAGAGCATCGTCAACGAATTCATCGTGGAGAGCCACGAGAGCCTGAACCAGATCGAGGGAGACCTCGTGGCGCTCGAGCGCGATCCGTCCGACCGGAAGAAGGTGGCGGGCGTCTTTCGCGCCGTGCACACGATCAAGGGGACGTGCGGCTTCTTCGGCTTCACCAAGCTCGAGTCGGTCGCCCATGCCGGCGAGGACCTCTTGAGCCAGCTCCGGAGCGGCGACATCGCGGTCGATGCCGAGATCGCGGGGGTGCTGCTCACGCTGGTCGACGCGCTGCGCGAGATCCTCACGTGCATCGAGCGAACGCGAAACGAGGGGAAGCGCGATTACTCCGCCCTCATCGCGCATCTGAGACGGCTGCAGCGCGCCGAGAAGGCACCCGAGACGCCCGCCGCGGCTCCGGACGGTCCGAACCGGGCGCAGCCGGCCGGTCCCGCGCCCCCGCCCGGCACGATCGGAGGCGGCTTGCTCGACTCGTTCGTCGAGAGCGGCCGGCTCGACGCCGACGCGGTGATGCTCGCGGCACAGCAGCAGCGGCTCGGCGACCCGCGCCGGATCGGCGAGATCCTCGTCGACCATGGCGCGCTCAAGCCGCAGGACATCCTGGAAGCGCTGATCGCTCGCGGCGAGACGCCCTCCACGATCCGGGACGGCAACATTCGCGTGGATGTCCACGTGCTGGACCTGCTCATGAACCTGGTCGGCGAGCTGGTGCTCGCGCGGAATCAGATGGTGCAGTACGTCGCCTCGAAGGACTACGGGACGCTCCCCGCGACGACCCAGCGCTTGAACGTCATCACGACCGAGCTGCAGGAAGGGATCATGAGGACCCGCATGCAGCCGATCGCGAATCTCTGCAACAAGCTTCCCCGCTTGGTTCGCGACCTGGCCGCCGCCTGCGGCCGCGAAGTGCGTCTCGAGATGGACGGAATCGATACGGAGCTGGACCGCACGGTGATCGAAGCGATCCGGGACCCGCTTACCCATCTCGTACGAAACGCCATCGATCATGGCATCGAGGCCCCTGAGGAGCGCGCCGCCCGCGGCAAGCCGGTCGAGGGGATCCTCGCCGTGCGGGCGTTCCACGAGGGCGGGAAGGTGATCCTCGAGGTCTCGGACGACGGGGGCGGACTGGACGTGGAGCGGATTCGAGAGCGGGCGCTCCACGCCGGCCTCGTCCCGCCGGATCGCGTCCCGAGCATGACCGACCGGGACTGGGTGAACGTGATCTTCACGCCGGGCTTCTCGACCGCCGACCGCGTGACGAGCGTATCGGGCCGAGGTGTCGGGATGGACGTCGTGAGGACGAACGTCGAGCGAATCGGCGGCACGATCGACGTCGAGTCGACGCCCGGCGCCGGAACCACGATGAAGATCTGCATTCCGCTGACGCTCGCGATCATCCCGGCGCTCCTCGTCTCGGCGGGAGGCGAGCGCTACGCGATTCCTCAGGTCAATCTTCTCGAGGTGGTCCGGGCGCACATCGAGGACATCGCGAGCGTCTATGACGCGCAGGTCTACCGCTACCGGGAGATCCTCCTCCCGCTCGTCTTCCTGCGCGACACGCTCGAGATCGGCGGATCGATCGATGACGAGGACACGAAGTCGGCGCTGCATATCGCGATCCTCAGCGCGGAGGGCGTCACCTTCGGCCTGGTCGTGGACGAGATCCTCTCCTCACAGGAAATCGTCGTGAAGCCCCTCGCCGACTCGCTCAAGCAGGCCGCCGCCTTTTCGGGCGCGACGATTCTCGGCGACGGGCGCGTGGCCCTGATCCTCGACGTACCGGGCCTGGCCCGCCACTCGGGGGTCGCGGCGTCCACGATCGGGTCGCACACTCCCGCCACGCGCGCGCCGATCGAGCCTCTCCGCGACCCCGCCCAGACGCTCGTCCTCTTCCGCATCCGCGACAATTGGCGCGTGGCGATTCCGCTCTCCGGCGTCGCGAGGTTGGAGGAGCTGGCGCCCTCGTCGATCGAGCGCGTCGGCGCCCAGGGCGTGGTGCAGTACCGGGGCGGACTCATGCCGCTGCTCCCCCTCCTCGGCCTCCTCGAGCCTGGTGCGCCCGACCCGGCGCGCGCGGAGACACCGCTCCAGGTGGTCGTGCACGAGAGCGGTAACGCGCGGGTGGGCCTCGTTGTGGATGAGATTTTGGAGCTGGTCGAGGACGAAGTCGCCGTGAACGAGGTTCGGGGTCGGCCGGGCGTCATCGGCTCGAGCGTGATCCGTGGGAGGGCCACGGATCTCCTCGATGTTCGGGCCCTTCTGGCGCACGCCGGCGTTCCCGGCTTCGCGGCGGCCGCTCCGGAAGGGGGGGCCAGGCCATGA
- a CDS encoding response regulator — protein MRALVVDDSRSMRTIIQKQLKELGFEVYEAENGQQAMSRLHEVKNIHLVLLDWNMPEMDGLEVLSLIRAEPAYKEVRVMMVTTESEMSRVATALEAGASEYLMKPFDREALLEKLILLGLDPSTRTL, from the coding sequence ATGAGAGCCCTGGTCGTCGATGATTCCCGGTCCATGCGGACCATCATCCAAAAGCAGCTCAAGGAGCTGGGATTCGAAGTCTACGAAGCGGAGAACGGACAGCAGGCCATGTCCCGGCTCCACGAGGTCAAGAACATCCATCTGGTCCTGCTGGATTGGAACATGCCGGAGATGGACGGCCTCGAGGTGCTGAGCCTGATCCGCGCCGAGCCCGCGTACAAGGAAGTGCGCGTCATGATGGTGACGACCGAGAGCGAGATGTCGCGGGTCGCGACGGCGCTGGAGGCCGGCGCGAGCGAATATTTGATGAAGCCGTTCGACCGGGAAGCGCTGTTGGAGAAGCTGATCCTCCTCGGACTGGATCCGAGTACCCGGACCCTGTAA
- a CDS encoding purine-binding chemotaxis protein CheW: protein MSEDRLFCTFRLDSHLFGIEIAEVQEVLRAQEITRVPLAAPAVRGVINLRGRIIPAVDLRRCFEMGAFPPDRTPAHIVIRGAGSAPASLLVDDIGDVVDTTSAAYAVIPPTLRGRARDLLLGVYKLQGEVLLVLAIGTVLRAAFAESPLPLGRS, encoded by the coding sequence ATGAGCGAGGACCGCCTCTTCTGCACCTTCCGCCTGGACAGCCATCTCTTCGGCATCGAAATCGCCGAGGTGCAGGAGGTGCTTCGCGCTCAGGAGATCACGAGGGTCCCCCTCGCGGCGCCGGCCGTGCGAGGCGTGATCAACCTACGCGGGCGGATTATCCCGGCCGTGGACCTCCGGCGCTGCTTCGAGATGGGGGCGTTCCCGCCCGATCGGACGCCCGCGCACATCGTCATCCGCGGCGCGGGCTCGGCTCCGGCGAGCCTCCTCGTCGACGACATCGGGGACGTGGTCGATACCACGTCCGCCGCGTATGCCGTCATTCCCCCGACGCTCCGTGGACGGGCGCGGGATCTACTCCTGGGCGTATACAAGCTCCAGGGCGAGGTTCTCCTCGTCCTGGCTATCGGTACGGTCTTGCGGGCCGCGTTCGCCGAGTCGCCGCTCCCGCTCGGAAGGAGCTGA
- a CDS encoding protein-glutamate O-methyltransferase CheR — MALTRPSPPGGGVTPQGFAYVQGLLLRRTGTVLEAGKEYVVEARLHGLALGEGFRSVSALLEGLQTEEASGSLHGKVTEAMLNGETSFFRDLYPFEALRDVLLPEIIAKREATRLLHIWCAAAASGQEAYSVAMLLLEHFPQLAGWRIRLIASDVSKTMLARAQAGVFNQIEVNRGLPARLMLKYFEGTGTEWKIHPRLRQMVEFQHVNLAAPWPGLPQMDFIFMRNVLLYFNTETRKSILANVVRTLRADGYLFLGGGETSLITDRSFESVRTGKAICYRVNPNRRSATP, encoded by the coding sequence ATGGCCCTCACGCGACCTTCTCCGCCCGGCGGCGGCGTCACCCCGCAGGGCTTCGCGTACGTGCAGGGGCTTCTCCTGCGCCGCACCGGGACGGTCCTCGAGGCGGGCAAGGAGTACGTGGTTGAGGCGCGCCTCCATGGGCTCGCGCTGGGCGAGGGCTTTCGATCGGTCTCGGCGCTCCTCGAGGGACTTCAGACCGAGGAGGCTTCGGGATCACTGCACGGCAAGGTCACGGAGGCGATGTTGAACGGCGAGACATCGTTCTTCCGCGACCTCTATCCGTTCGAGGCGCTGCGCGATGTCCTCCTGCCGGAGATCATCGCGAAGCGGGAGGCGACCCGATTGCTTCACATCTGGTGCGCCGCGGCCGCGAGCGGCCAGGAGGCCTACAGCGTCGCGATGCTCCTGCTCGAGCACTTCCCGCAGCTCGCCGGGTGGAGGATCCGCCTGATCGCGAGCGACGTTTCCAAGACGATGCTCGCTCGGGCGCAGGCGGGCGTCTTCAACCAGATCGAGGTCAATCGCGGGCTCCCCGCGCGGCTGATGCTCAAGTATTTCGAAGGGACCGGAACCGAGTGGAAGATCCACCCGCGCCTGCGCCAGATGGTGGAGTTCCAGCACGTCAATCTGGCGGCTCCCTGGCCTGGCCTTCCCCAGATGGACTTCATCTTCATGCGAAACGTGCTTCTCTACTTCAATACCGAGACGAGGAAATCGATCCTCGCAAACGTCGTCCGGACGCTTCGCGCCGACGGCTATTTGTTCCTGGGCGGCGGCGAGACGAGCCTCATCACGGACCGCTCGTTCGAATCGGTGCGGACGGGCAAGGCGATCTGCTATCGCGTGAACCCTAATCGGAGGAGCGCTACGCCATGA
- a CDS encoding AtpZ/AtpI family protein produces MDPKKVTAWRQIAMLSSIPFILAIAPIVGYFLGKFLDQKFRTQPWLSIVLLALGFVAGVRETIKIIKQSQQED; encoded by the coding sequence ATGGATCCGAAGAAGGTCACGGCCTGGCGACAGATCGCGATGCTTTCGTCGATTCCGTTCATTCTCGCGATAGCGCCAATCGTCGGATACTTCCTCGGGAAATTCCTCGATCAGAAGTTCCGGACGCAGCCCTGGCTGAGCATCGTCTTGCTCGCGCTGGGCTTTGTGGCTGGCGTGCGCGAGACGATCAAGATCATCAAGCAGTCGCAGCAGGAGGATTGA
- a CDS encoding methyl-accepting chemotaxis protein codes for MFILTIRRQLLGSALLSLAGFVLFGVVSYFTLNELKISGPRYKRIAQGKDLIADVVPPPEFLVESFLAVHQMIDEPDRHRLEELITQSQQFRANFEERHDYWARTLREGSLRDAMNIRSYQPAKEFFRVRDEEFIPAVRRGDREAARVLANTTLKRLFEQHRNAVLQVVHLALVQNAQEEESATAFAEQRTTLIPLVGIMIVSITIGIALWLSRRILYAIEQTKRVAERTAGGDLTSQVEYNSPDELGQLAISTNQMVRSLRDVLSHIGKRAVTLATASGDLSTVSSQMIASAEETSRQASVVSSGSEQISRNVESVSVSVEEMIASIQEISKNTSEAAQVASVAATEANSTNIAVNKLGASSVEIGKVVQVINTIAQQTNLLALNAAIEAARAGGAGKGFAVVANEVKELAMETASATKDISFKIEAIQTDTTAAIQAIGKISDTIQQIRDISNSIATAIEEQLAASGEIGRNLSEAARGSNEISAGIVKVAEIAKDTAGGSENTQKAAEELARLATELRELTLRFRYTDGDSEETHGPPRVLRVDPPAAVRRGTVKYMDAAS; via the coding sequence GTGTTCATCCTCACGATTCGCCGTCAGTTGTTGGGATCCGCGCTGCTTTCCCTGGCGGGATTCGTCCTCTTCGGCGTGGTCTCGTACTTCACGCTGAACGAGCTGAAGATCTCCGGGCCGCGGTACAAGCGGATCGCGCAGGGCAAGGATCTGATCGCCGACGTGGTTCCCCCGCCGGAATTCCTGGTCGAATCCTTCCTCGCCGTCCACCAGATGATCGACGAGCCCGACCGGCACCGGCTCGAGGAGCTGATCACACAGTCGCAGCAGTTCCGCGCCAATTTCGAGGAGCGCCACGACTACTGGGCGAGGACGCTCCGCGAGGGATCGCTGCGGGACGCGATGAACATCCGCTCCTATCAGCCCGCGAAGGAGTTCTTCCGCGTCCGGGACGAGGAGTTCATTCCGGCCGTCCGCCGAGGAGACCGCGAGGCGGCGCGCGTCCTGGCCAATACGACGCTCAAGAGACTGTTCGAGCAGCACCGGAATGCGGTGCTCCAGGTGGTGCATCTCGCCCTCGTCCAGAACGCGCAGGAGGAGGAATCCGCGACGGCCTTCGCCGAGCAGCGGACCACCCTGATCCCTCTTGTCGGCATCATGATCGTATCGATCACGATCGGCATCGCGCTCTGGCTCTCGCGGCGGATCCTCTATGCGATCGAGCAGACCAAGCGCGTGGCGGAACGGACCGCGGGCGGCGACCTGACCTCGCAGGTGGAATACAACTCGCCCGACGAGCTCGGCCAGCTCGCTATCTCCACCAATCAGATGGTCCGCTCCCTGCGCGACGTGCTCTCCCACATCGGCAAGCGCGCGGTCACCCTGGCCACCGCTTCCGGGGATCTCTCCACGGTGAGCTCCCAGATGATCGCGAGCGCCGAGGAGACCTCACGCCAGGCGAGCGTCGTCTCCTCGGGCTCCGAGCAGATCAGCCGCAACGTCGAGAGCGTATCCGTCTCCGTCGAGGAGATGATCGCGAGCATTCAGGAGATCTCGAAGAACACGAGCGAGGCGGCGCAGGTCGCTTCGGTCGCGGCGACCGAGGCCAATTCGACGAACATCGCGGTGAACAAGTTGGGCGCGAGCAGCGTCGAGATCGGAAAGGTGGTCCAAGTCATCAACACGATCGCGCAGCAGACCAACCTGCTCGCGCTGAATGCGGCGATTGAGGCGGCGCGCGCGGGCGGAGCCGGAAAGGGATTCGCGGTCGTCGCGAACGAGGTCAAGGAGCTGGCGATGGAGACAGCGTCGGCGACCAAGGACATCAGCTTCAAGATCGAAGCGATTCAGACCGATACGACGGCGGCGATCCAGGCGATCGGAAAGATCAGCGACACGATTCAGCAGATCCGGGACATCTCCAACTCGATCGCCACCGCCATCGAGGAGCAGCTCGCGGCCTCCGGTGAGATTGGACGGAACTTGAGCGAGGCCGCGCGCGGGAGCAACGAGATCTCCGCCGGCATCGTGAAGGTCGCCGAGATCGCGAAGGACACCGCGGGAGGCTCCGAGAACACGCAGAAGGCCGCCGAGGAGCTGGCCAGACTCGCGACGGAGCTCCGGGAGCTGACGCTCCGCTTCCGCTACACGGATGGAGATTCGGAAGAGACGCACGGACCGCCGCGCGTCCTACGGGTCGACCCGCCCGCCGCGGTGCGGCGAGGGACGGTGAAGTACATGGATGCCGCAAGCTAG
- a CDS encoding chemotaxis response regulator protein-glutamate methylesterase, translating into MRRIRVLVVDDVSMVRRLVVDALSDPEIQVVGVAANGREALEKIPVVHPDLLVLDYEMPEMDGLETLIEVRKGYPSIRVIIFSSHTRHGAKLTLDALWLGADDYVAKGQADNATAATQLIRTQLLPKIKALCPRPEDAGGAATETAGERRAPDMRATPRPAARRTAIAPVRAEIVAIGASTGGPKALATLFEALPSDFPLPIVIVQHMPPLFTRHLAERLGTRTSLRCAEGVEGAALGAGQIWIAPGNHHMILERDRTEIRIRLTSDPPVHSVRPAVDPLFRSVAEIYGPAALGVVLTGMGHDGYQGCERIRDLGGAVLVQDEASSVVWGMPGIVARSGLADKIAPLDEIAGEIVRHASIGTRRKAPVG; encoded by the coding sequence ATGCGAAGAATTCGTGTCCTGGTCGTCGATGACGTGTCGATGGTCCGCCGGCTGGTGGTGGACGCCCTCTCGGACCCGGAGATCCAAGTGGTCGGCGTCGCCGCGAACGGCCGCGAGGCGCTCGAGAAGATCCCCGTGGTCCATCCGGACCTCCTGGTCCTCGATTACGAGATGCCGGAGATGGACGGACTGGAGACCCTGATCGAGGTTCGAAAGGGATACCCGTCGATCCGAGTCATCATCTTCAGCTCGCACACGCGCCACGGGGCGAAATTGACCCTCGACGCCCTCTGGCTCGGCGCCGACGACTACGTCGCCAAGGGCCAAGCCGACAACGCGACCGCAGCGACCCAGCTGATCCGGACGCAGCTCCTTCCCAAGATCAAGGCGCTATGCCCGCGACCCGAGGATGCGGGGGGCGCCGCGACGGAAACGGCCGGGGAACGCCGCGCCCCGGACATGCGGGCGACGCCGCGCCCCGCGGCGCGGCGGACGGCAATCGCTCCGGTCCGCGCGGAAATCGTCGCGATCGGCGCGTCGACCGGCGGCCCCAAGGCGCTCGCGACCCTCTTCGAAGCGCTCCCGAGCGACTTCCCGCTGCCGATCGTGATCGTCCAGCACATGCCACCCCTCTTTACCCGGCACCTCGCGGAGCGTCTCGGCACGCGGACCTCGCTCCGGTGCGCGGAGGGGGTCGAGGGCGCCGCGCTGGGCGCGGGCCAGATCTGGATCGCGCCGGGCAACCACCACATGATCCTCGAGCGCGACCGCACCGAGATCCGGATCCGGCTCACCAGCGACCCGCCGGTGCACTCGGTTCGCCCCGCGGTCGATCCGCTCTTCCGATCGGTCGCCGAGATCTATGGCCCGGCGGCGCTCGGAGTGGTCCTCACGGGGATGGGACACGACGGGTACCAGGGATGCGAGCGGATCCGCGACTTGGGCGGCGCCGTTCTCGTGCAGGACGAGGCATCGAGCGTCGTCTGGGGCATGCCGGGCATCGTGGCCCGCTCGGGTCTCGCGGACAAGATCGCGCCCCTCGACGAGATCGCGGGCGAGATCGTCCGTCACGCGTCCATAGGGACACGGCGCAAGGCGCCGGTCGGGTAG
- a CDS encoding chemotaxis protein CheX → MKAAAIEAQEWLDTFIEVAREFAAGSLRFDGAAPTELGSMRSATNPGAYISVLSESNSMHLGLSASMQGCRTLTRAFLGIREKDGISEKDVVDAMSEILNILAGKVKSRLSPRDGSLKLGLPIFLVGQIQVTANMDRAAGDVEMGPVSCQLLVFRDRGAA, encoded by the coding sequence ATGAAGGCAGCTGCGATCGAAGCTCAGGAGTGGCTGGATACCTTTATCGAGGTGGCGCGGGAATTCGCTGCCGGCTCCCTCCGCTTTGACGGGGCGGCGCCGACCGAGCTGGGGTCGATGAGATCGGCGACGAACCCGGGCGCCTACATCTCGGTCCTCAGCGAGTCGAACTCTATGCATCTGGGCCTCTCGGCGAGCATGCAGGGCTGCAGGACATTGACGCGGGCGTTCCTGGGGATCCGCGAGAAGGACGGGATCTCGGAGAAGGACGTCGTGGACGCGATGAGCGAGATCCTGAACATCCTGGCGGGAAAGGTGAAGTCGCGGTTGTCCCCGCGTGACGGCTCTCTGAAGTTGGGGCTGCCGATCTTTCTGGTGGGCCAGATCCAGGTCACCGCGAACATGGACCGGGCTGCGGGCGACGTGGAGATGGGCCCGGTCTCCTGCCAGCTTCTCGTGTTCCGGGACCGCGGCGCCGCGTAG